The following are encoded together in the Actinomycetota bacterium genome:
- a CDS encoding ABC transporter ATP-binding protein, which translates to MTSPLDTAARPVLECAGLVKRFGDRTAVDGAGFHIRSGEAYGLLGPNGAGKTTTISMLCGLLRPDAGEITVAGRRMDTGDPQVKSAIGYVPQEIALYPDLTARENLRFFGRLYGLSGRDLGSRIDETLDLVGLADRGDDRVSTYSGGMQRRLNIAAGLLHRPKLLVLDEPTVGVDPQSRNAILERVGELRAEGLGVLYTTHYMEEAQRLCDRIGIIDSGRILAEGTTAELVASLGHSDRVDVKASGPVEKLALDCRGIDGVDEATVVDGGLQLLAHGGRRVLPRLLEAAERRGVA; encoded by the coding sequence GTGACCTCTCCCCTGGACACCGCGGCCCGCCCGGTCCTGGAGTGCGCCGGCCTCGTGAAGCGGTTCGGCGACAGGACGGCCGTGGACGGCGCCGGGTTCCACATCCGCTCTGGGGAGGCCTACGGCCTGCTGGGACCCAACGGCGCCGGCAAGACGACCACTATCTCGATGCTGTGCGGACTCCTGCGTCCGGACGCCGGCGAGATCACTGTGGCCGGGCGCAGGATGGACACTGGCGACCCCCAGGTGAAGTCGGCGATCGGCTACGTCCCGCAGGAGATCGCGCTGTATCCCGACCTGACGGCTCGCGAGAACCTGAGATTTTTCGGACGGCTGTACGGGCTGTCCGGACGCGATCTCGGCTCCCGCATCGACGAGACGCTGGACCTTGTGGGACTGGCGGACCGCGGCGACGACCGCGTGTCCACCTACTCCGGGGGGATGCAGCGCCGATTGAACATCGCAGCGGGGCTGCTACACCGTCCGAAGCTTCTCGTCCTGGACGAACCGACGGTCGGCGTGGACCCCCAGAGCCGCAACGCGATCCTCGAGCGGGTCGGCGAGCTGCGCGCCGAGGGTCTGGGCGTGCTGTACACGACCCACTACATGGAGGAGGCCCAGCGGCTGTGCGACCGCATCGGGATCATCGACTCCGGCCGCATCCTCGCCGAGGGAACGACGGCCGAGCTCGTCGCCTCGCTGGGTCACTCCGACCGCGTTGACGTGAAGGCGTCGGGTCCGGTCGAGAAGCTGGCGCTGGACTGCCGCGGGATCGACGGCGTGGACGAGGCCACGGTCGTCGACGGCGGCCTCCAACTCCTCGCGCACGGAGGCAGGCGGGTCCTGCCGCGCCTGCTCGAGGCGGCTGAGCGCAGGGGGGTTGC
- a CDS encoding PadR family transcriptional regulator, with the protein MALPTTSHVVLGMLSFGPMSGYELTQFVAKSVANFWPISKSQVYGELARLAELGLVKSTAVEQEKLPDKRTYELTGQGEQALDEWLSSPKMEADRQRSEFLVRIFFGHRLSRLQLLDLLDRYAQGAAQCRQELQAVVESLGQSPHSQYARATALLGVRVAEAVVAWAEEIRPELEKSRARRGARR; encoded by the coding sequence ATGGCCCTGCCCACCACCTCCCACGTAGTGCTGGGAATGCTGTCGTTCGGACCCATGTCCGGCTACGAGCTCACCCAGTTCGTCGCCAAGTCCGTGGCGAACTTCTGGCCGATCTCCAAGAGCCAGGTCTACGGCGAGCTCGCCAGGCTCGCGGAGCTCGGCCTCGTGAAGTCCACCGCAGTGGAGCAGGAGAAGCTTCCGGACAAGAGGACCTACGAGCTGACCGGTCAGGGCGAGCAGGCATTGGACGAGTGGCTGTCGTCGCCGAAGATGGAGGCGGACCGTCAGCGGTCGGAGTTCCTGGTCCGGATCTTCTTCGGACACCGGCTGTCGCGTCTCCAGCTGCTTGACCTCCTGGACCGCTACGCCCAGGGGGCGGCACAGTGCCGGCAGGAGCTGCAGGCCGTCGTCGAGTCGCTCGGGCAATCACCACACTCGCAGTACGCGCGTGCTACCGCGCTGCTGGGAGTCAGGGTGGCCGAGGCGGTGGTCGCATGGGCCGAGGAGATCCGTCCCGAGCTCGAGAAGTCCAGGGCGCGCAGAGGGGCCCGCCGGTGA
- a CDS encoding acyl-CoA dehydrogenase family protein, with protein MQFALNEDQELFRKTIRDIADAKIAPRAAEIDETGEFPWDVFEVLKANDLLGLHVPEEFGGSGADSVTYAIFIEEVARACASSSLIPGVNKLGSMPILLAGSREQKARYLGEIARGEALISYCLTEPGSGSDSGAMKTTARLSDGEWVLNGTKRFITGAGVSKYYIVYAKTNADAGTRGISAFVVPSDAPGFAVGKHENKMGIRGSTTAEVIFSDCRIPADNLVGAEGEGFKIAMQALDHTRLTIGAQALGIAQGAYDFAREYAKERRQFDQPIASFQAIQFLLADMAMQIEASRLLTYQAAAMADSHHPDLGLHSAYAKCVASDVAMKVTTDAVQVLGGYGYVKEYPVERMMRDAKITQIYEGTNPIQRVVIARKILK; from the coding sequence ATGCAGTTCGCGCTCAACGAGGACCAAGAGCTCTTCCGCAAGACGATCCGCGACATAGCCGACGCGAAGATCGCCCCCCGCGCCGCCGAGATCGACGAAACGGGTGAGTTCCCGTGGGACGTCTTCGAGGTCCTCAAGGCGAACGACCTGCTCGGCCTCCACGTCCCCGAGGAGTTTGGCGGCTCGGGGGCCGACTCAGTCACCTACGCGATCTTCATCGAGGAGGTCGCCCGTGCCTGCGCTTCTTCGTCGTTGATCCCGGGCGTCAACAAGCTCGGTTCGATGCCGATTCTGCTGGCCGGCAGCCGCGAGCAGAAGGCGCGGTACCTGGGGGAGATCGCACGGGGCGAGGCCCTCATCAGCTACTGCCTGACCGAGCCCGGTTCGGGCTCGGACTCGGGCGCCATGAAGACCACCGCCAGGCTCAGCGACGGGGAGTGGGTCCTCAACGGAACCAAAAGGTTCATCACTGGAGCGGGCGTGTCCAAGTACTACATCGTCTACGCCAAGACCAACGCAGACGCCGGCACCCGGGGCATCTCCGCGTTCGTTGTGCCGTCCGATGCTCCCGGCTTCGCGGTCGGCAAGCACGAGAACAAGATGGGCATCCGGGGGTCCACGACCGCCGAGGTGATCTTCTCGGACTGCCGGATCCCGGCGGACAACCTCGTGGGGGCCGAAGGCGAAGGATTCAAGATCGCCATGCAGGCGCTGGACCACACGCGCCTGACCATCGGCGCCCAGGCCCTCGGGATCGCCCAGGGGGCCTACGACTTCGCACGCGAGTACGCCAAGGAGCGCCGGCAGTTCGACCAGCCGATCGCGTCGTTCCAGGCCATCCAGTTCCTGCTGGCGGACATGGCGATGCAGATCGAGGCCTCACGCCTGCTGACCTACCAGGCGGCTGCCATGGCCGACTCACACCACCCCGACCTCGGACTCCATTCCGCCTACGCCAAGTGCGTCGCCTCGGACGTCGCCATGAAGGTGACGACGGACGCCGTCCAGGTCCTTGGGGGGTACGGGTACGTCAAGGAGTACCCGGTCGAACGGATGATGCGCGACGCCAAGATCACGCAGATCTACGAGGGCACGAACCCGATCCAGCGCGTGGTCATTGCTCGGAAGATCCTGAAGTAG